One genomic window of Canis aureus isolate CA01 chromosome 15, VMU_Caureus_v.1.0, whole genome shotgun sequence includes the following:
- the DKK4 gene encoding dickkopf-related protein 4 — translation MVVVVLLGLSWFCAPLGALVLDFNNIKSYAEGARKGPQCLSDKDCSSRKFCLKPQDEKPFCATCRGLQRRCQRSAMCCPGMLCLNDACTMIEDRMPILERQIDDQDDVDTKGTTEHPIQENKPKRKPNIKSQGSRGQEGERCLRTSDCRAGLCCARHFWTKICKPVLLEGQVCSRRGQKDTAQAPEIFQRCDCGPGLLCRNQVTGNRQIARLRVCQKI, via the exons atggtggtggtggtcttGCTGGGGCTCAGCTGGTTCTGCGCCCCCCTGGGAGCTCTGGTTCTGGACTTCAACAACATCAAGAGCTATGCTGAAGGGGCTCGTAAG GGTCCACAGTGCCTGTCTGACAAGGACTGCAGTTCTAGAAAATTCTGCCTCAAACCTCAAGACGAGAAGCCATTCTGTGCTACGTGTCGTGGGTTACAGAGGAGGTGCCAACGTAGTGCCATGTGCTGCCCTGGAATGCTCTGCTTGAATG ATGCTTGTACGATGATAGAAGATAGAATGCCAATATTGGAAAGACAGATCGATGACCAAGATGATGTGGACACAAAAGGAACAACTGAGCATCCAATTCaggaaaacaaacccaaaagGAAGCCAAATATTAAATCACAAGGCAGTAGGG GGCAAGAGGGAGAAAGATGTCTTAGGACTTCTGACTGCAGAGCTGGACTTTGCTGTGCTCGTCATTTTTGGACTAAAATTTGTAAGCCAGTCCTCTTGGAGGGACAGGTCTGCTCTAGGAGAGGGCAGAAAGATACTGCTCAAGCTCCAGAAATCTTCCAGCGCTGTGACTGTGGTCCTGGACTGTTATGTCGAAATCAAGTGACTGGCAACCGACAAATTGCGCGGTTAAGAGTATGCCAAAAAATCTAA